The Esox lucius isolate fEsoLuc1 chromosome 20, fEsoLuc1.pri, whole genome shotgun sequence region ggagccacagACCGAGGGAGTTTTTcatattaaagaaaaactaacaggtctgtgagagccggaattcttactggtttgtaggtgatcaaatacttataaataatggatttttgttttagattccgtctctcacagttgaagtgtacctatgataaaaatgacagacctctacatgctttgtaagtaggaaaatctgcaaaatcggcagtgtatcaaatacttgctctccccactgcatTTCACCATGTACCATTGTAGTTTGAGTAGTTTGTCTGCAAACTTTGTTTATCTGTAGAAAGGAACATCTGGCAACTAAGTATGATGTGGAACCTTTAAAATCAAAATGATTAAAATCAAAACTGTcacaaccaaaacatttgacaaTATAAAGATTTACTGTAGACAGTATACCATGTTCTATACTTAAGCAACAAGGCCAAGGGGTTGTActatatggtcaatataccatggcCCAGAGATGTTCTTAGGTACGATGTGTTGTGGAACTTACCAAAAAAACTCTGAGATaacttattgctattataaaccattTATCAGCgcaaatacattaataaaaatgatGTGATATAATACCTGCTGGATACTTAAGCAATAAGGTAAGAGGGGTGTGGTACATATGTCCAATTTGCAGTATTATGGCTAAGAGTTGTTCTTATGCACAACGcattgcagagtgcctggacacagctcttagccggggtatattggcaatataccacaaccccccccccccccccgagatTCCATATTGCTGTTACTTAACAGTTAACAAcacaataggctctgtgcacaagcgtatggacgaacttccgctttagccagatgtcggcatatcattttgcGGTTTACccaaggcgatcacccgcgtcgcccaaaatttaagtagtttactgtggtgtgccggtcggctatcggctaagctagttagcgacgtgttcctttttagtgtagtattaggcaggacaatagaacgcataaaaattcaccctagcctcaaaaacggcaaaagaacgctggctgagctggaacgctagcgcgtccccatagcaagtgaattaaaacaaaccttcgttcagcctcttctaacctgaatgaagcttaaaattccatagcctcaaaaaagcaccaaaacaggtctcctcttttattttactactgtaacctcatttcacaacgaaactgaaaaataacaactggcataggaagtaaacatctggtcctatatggtattaattgcgcttaaaccagcgttacgtggaagtatataaaaaaatcgccttttctgactatttctagtcaaGCGTTTGAAGTCAATGAATGgcacaagccatattttattaaaaagaggacattctcctgattaaaatgatgccccacttgtaccttgaaacttaaatgagtcacgtacattatatttcttatttttctgtATAACAGCAttactcatcttgttgtgagtttaggtgtttactaatgcgcaTGAGTATTAgaaagtaaaccggaaactgcaatatcgacttctagacaaaagcggaagttcgtcactacgctggtgcacagagtctattagaGCTGTGAAAAGTAATGTGACAACGTACCCGTGTTACACGGTCTCATAcaccatggctatcagccaatcagcattcaggatttgaaatGCAGGGTTTATAATTTATTGTAATGTACAacctcatttccaaaaaagttgggattgCTGCATTAATTGTAAATAcaagcagaatgcaatgatgtgcaaatcatttaaactctatattcaatagaacattttatagacaacatatcaaatgttgaaacggagacattttattgtatgttgaaaaatatatgcccactttgaatttgataccaaaTGTTCTTATGCTCAATGcattgcagagtgcctggacacagctctTAGCCAAAAAACTAATCctagtggaatatcacacaactaattaggtcaattggctaCAAGTCAGTAACATAATTAGGTATTAAAAGTTCCAAAGAAGataggtctgtcagaagtgaggatggggacgggttcaccactctgtgaaagattgcGCAGGCAAATAttacaacaatttaagaataacgtatCACAATGCaaaattgcaatgagtttgGGAATCTcaccatctacagtacataacatcattaaaagattcagagaatccagagaaatgtctgtatgcaagggacaaggctgaaaaccaatattggatggctgtgctCTTTGgtccctcaggcggcactgcattaaaaatgattctgtagtggaaatcactgcatgggctcaggaacacttctgaaaaccattgtctgtgaacacagcacGTCGCTACATCCACAAATGCGAGTTAAAACCCTACcacgcaaagaagaaaccatatataaacaagattcaGAAACATTGCTGCCTTCACTGGGcctgagctaatttaagatggactgtggtctgacaaatccaaATATTAAATTTGGATTTGATATTAGttctctggactaaagaggagagggaccatccgacTTGTTAttagcgcacagttcaaaagccagtatctgtgatggtatgggagtGCActggtgcacatggcatggatgaattgcacatctgtgaaggcaccattaatgctgaaaaatatttacaggttttggagGAACATattctgccatccagacaatgtcttcttcttgtttatttcagaaagacaaagccaaaccacattctgcacatattacaactgCATGGCTTCGTcgtaagagtccaggtgctaaactgtccagacctgtcccccaatgaaaacatttggcgcattatgaaacgaaaaatatgacaaaggaaaacccaaactgttgagccGCTGCAATCCTATaacaagcaaaaatgggaacacatttcacattcaaaactacagcaattggtctcctcaattACCCTACGTGTACACTGTCTGCACGTTAGAGCTACAAATAGGCACGCTCTCATTCATTTCCAACGGGACCCAGCGAATCACGACGACAGTGGGAGGAGCTACTCTCTGATAAATAATCTCCCAGCGACAGCGACAGTTGAGACATGTTCAACTTTGTTCTAAATTCCAGTGAGTGGGCAGTGATGGAGTTCGGCGACTACCAATGGCAGGGcagatgttctctgcatcttgaaGTCCCTTCTCTATTCTATTCTCTACATTCGCTagctacagttttttttacaagaAAAGTTTAATTGCGGTGTCCAgtttccccattatttatgatgcttctctggcttcataCACAGATATCATTCTAAAAATGGACGCATGGAAGGTTTCAGAGATTGTTGGGATCACGGGTGAGCGATACATGCAAAACAAACGAAGTAATtaaattgctatttgaacaTTGACAAAAAATCACTTTGCATCGTcataatatgtttttaatagtggagtcacgcaaatacttaatacttattCATATTTGCAGAGATATAGGGATCTTTCCCCTATACTGGTTGACTGGTTGTCGCTGGCATACATTTGAGCGGGCAGTGTGCACGCTAGGGAAGGCTCAGTGACAGCTCGCTAGAGATTGAGCGATTTGCGAGAAGAGCGAGCATTACAGAgtattgtcccaacttttttgaaacttgttgccgtcatcaaattcaaaatgggcatgtatttttccaaaaacaatcacatttctcagtttcaacatttgatatgttatctttgtactattttcaattacatatagggataaattatttgcacatcattgcattctgtttttattagcattttacgaaGCGTCCCCAATTTTTTGGAAGCAGGGTAGTACTTCTTATGCGGAGCATCCATTAAGTAAGCCTGAAATTCCAGTGGATAGATGAGAATTGACTGTATTGTTCCTGGCAAAGGATTCACAACTATTTGTTATCATGACTACTGTAACTAACAAAAATACGAAAAATAAACTATACAaaggattgttttaaaaagcttCAAAGTACCTTAGTGACATTTTAGTGCTAACTCTGCGCCATCCTTCATTTTGTCAGAAGGAGGACAAAAtcctctattttttttttttgcaatttcatTGACATGATTATCAAACTTGAGCATGACATCTCAACAATAAAGACtgagcatttgtttttgttcataacTGACAAGTAATGAAAGAAACATTGCAGTCTAGTTAGAAAATCAGTATAGATGTGaataatgtacactcacctaaaggattattaggaacaccatactaatactgtgtttgaccccctttcgccttcagaactgccttaattctacgtgccattgattcaacaaggtgctgaaagcattcttcagaaatgttggcccatattgataggatagtatcttgcagttgatggagatttgtgggatgcacatccagggcacgaagctcccgttccaccacatcctaaagatgctctattgggttgagatctggtgactgtgggggacatttcagtacagtgaactcattgtaatgttcaagaacccaatttgaaatgattcgagctttgtgacatggtgcattatcctgctggaaatagccatcagaggatgggtacatggtggtcataaagggatgcacatggtcagaaacaatgctcaggtaggccgtggcatttaaacgatgcccaattggcactaaggggcctaaagtgtgccaagaaaacatcccccacaccattacaccaccaccaccagcctgcacagtggtaacaaggcatgatggatccatgttctcattctgtttatgccaaattctgactctaccatctgaatgtctcaacaaaaatcgagactcatcagaccaggcaacattcttccagtcttcaactgtccaattttggtgagctcgtgcaaattgtagcctttttttcctatttgtagtggagatgagtggtacccggttgggtcttctgctgttgtagcccatccgcctcatggttgtgcgtgttgtggcttcacaaatgctttgctgcatacctcggttgtaacgagtggttatttcagtcaaagttgctcttctattagcttgaatcaatcggcccattctcctctgacctctagcatcaacaaggcattttcgcccacaggactgcagcatactggatgtttttcccttttcacaccattctttgtaaaccctagaaatggttgtgcgtgaaaatcccagtaatttagcagattgtgaaatactctgaccggcccgtctggcaccaacaaccatgccacgctcaaaaatgcttaaatcacctttttttcccattctgacattcagtttggagttcaggagattgtcttgaccaggaccacacccctacatgcattgaagcaactgccatgtgattggttgattagataattgcattaatgagaaatttaacaggtgttcccaataatcctttaggtgagtgtatattatatcAAAAAGGACAACCCACCTAGTATTGACAACCAGGATGGTGAATTACTGAGCTTTGTAGTGGACTGTATTGCCACTTCTATTTGACACATGATTAATCTAAGGTTAGAGAAAACTATTTTTGCCCAGACATTGGAAGGAAGCTAAAGTACCGCCACTAGCCAAGAATAGCAAACCACTCTTTACTAGACGAATCTCCCTGCCTCAGAGAACCTGTGTTTGACCAGTTACAGTGCTAtttcacagaaaaacaacagattttctGCATGCTTCTAAAGAAGGGCACTTAACATGCTGTTGTGACTGACACATATGACTGATGACTGGCTAAAagacatttctaacaaaaaGTTGGGAGTGTATTTGTTAGAATTCAGTGCATCATTTAATGTTTCATCATTGTTGACAATGTACATTTGAATTGAGAGTTCCTCAATCTCTGGGGCATCCAACCAACATATGTTATTTTCATCTAAACTTGAATAAAGCCTGTGTGTCTACACAAAATGAAAACTCAACATTATAGATGTCtgcttaaaaaataataataactgcaACCCTTAACAAATCTTAAGTTAGTTTTAGATTAGGTAACCTCACCTAACCGAGATGACTGGTAAAGTCCATGttggaaatccctgctgacaataCCTCCCTCTCCCAAGGCAATTTGCATTGCCCATGGGGCTTCTCAGACACACATCAACAGTAGACATCAGAtctaatgttaaatatataatcaaaacGCTGTGCAATTCATTTCcatttaaacaacataaaacACTTTCATTAAATAAACAACAGAATGATAGAAAATGTAACTAGACTTATTTTCTGAAATTTAAGTGTAAGGTATTGTTCATTACTCATAGATCTGTTGATTATAAACTATTTTACTCATGATAATACTAATCACCAATAAATACATAGATGTTTCAGAAAGGATATGTTAGTCATCTTTTCTGTTTGAATATCAACTACAAATACTGATGCATCAGGAGAGGGTAGCCCCTTTGAGCCAAATTGAACTACATCAAAAAGTGTGAACTATATCTCATAATAGCATGATGTAAATTGCATCAGACAAAATATGTACAGAAAATAGTTAATAATCAAATATAACACATGACATTAAGACAACGTGAGACATCAATTTCCTGTggactaccgttcaaaagtaaaatatgaaaattaataaaataacaaaaatcctCTACTaaaattattactattattattattattagcatgAACAGCTAATTCTTCTGTTTtctataaaaacaacaaaatattggcACATGCTTTTGTACAGCGATTCCTCTATCCAGTTATAGCAATGATTCAAgtacataaaaaagaaaaataaggaCAGTGATGAATTAGCCTGAAAGATAGCACATATTACTTGGCCACAACATTTCCAAACTGATGGTATTTAAGCCATTCTGAAATCATTCTGATAGATTCTTTATTGGCCTTGTGAGAGAGACGACACTGCTTTTATAGTGCCAAGTCTACTGTTCACTTGAACTGTTGTCATCGGGGCAGTGACCTGAATAAAACGgatgaaacatgaaaacaagGGTCACTTTTTCCTCTGAACCAagtcaaaatacttttttatttgatattaaaTCCCATCCTGAAAGTAGTCTATTGGCCAACAGAAACTGCAATAATTGATTATGTTTTCATTAGACAGTCATtacaatttaaatttaaaacGAGAGGGCGCTAAATTAcaattttaaagtaatttagcGTACACTCTCATTCAGAGAAACTTAGTAGTGAGTGCATTAATGTTTAATAGCCACAGTTCGCAAAATCGCTACACTTTGAAAtgtctgtttaaagaaaactgaaCCAAAGAGTACCATTTATCTTGGATTACCGACTAACTTTCTGTTAAAGTGACCATGTAATATCAAGTTTTAGAAAATGTTCCTATAACAGTGTTCAGATCATGCTAGGATTCTTGTGAAGtctaaaatatgtaaaaataaattggtCTGTAGCTAAGCACCCATATGAGTCCCTCCATGCAGAATAGATCATTAATGAACATGTCCATTTGCTCAATCTGAGAACACAAAATTGGCAACCTGTGAAATGATGACTGAGGTATCTCCATCTATTGTTGTACTTTAAGGTTAATGTGGCTGCCAGACTACATACTGTACCTTCTTGAGTCTCTCAGCTGCAGAGCCAGAGCGGATGGCCTCCAGCATTGCATCCCGGGCCAGAACAGAGTCCCCCCCTGCCCCAAGGGTGGAGTGAGGGGCAGGAGGAGGTGGGAGCATAGAGGCAATTGGAGGGGGTGGAGGCAAAAATGATGGTGGTGGACACATAGCAGGGGAGGCAACATACAGAGTTCTATTCTTGCCCAACTCAGTCTTCCTGAATTTGTCAACCTCCTCTGCAGCCTGGGATTTGGTCTGTGGAGTGTAGATAGGGTCAACTTTCACATATTTACACTcatctgcacaaacacacacaaacatggcaCTACTGTAGCTAGATTAAGAGTAAggaatataatgaaatatatccATCAAactttcaatcaaattcaaattccACATTATTTCCCTGAGAACCTGATATAGAAATCCACATTCCCAAGATTCCTGTTGGTGAACTGGGCAGGAACATTCTAGAGCTTACCACATTGGGCCTCCCTCACAACTACAACTGCACATTTCCTTCTCTTATTTCACCCTGATCCTTACATGAAAACAAACCACATAATTTTCAAGGAGAGCAAAAATAGACTCTGCTACAAAACATAGTGCTGCTAACAAAACCAACATATTGCACAATACCTTATCTGACCTTTGGCTATAGCTTACCTTCTTCAGCCTTGCAGAGTTACTTTGGCCTCTAATGGCTGCCAGTAGCGCACATCGTTCATTCTCTTCCTCAACAATGGACAGTTTCTTCAAAGTACTGCTTGCACTTGAGTCAGACATCTACTCcaagaaaattataattataaacaaAACAACTATACCCCTTTTCTATGTGGTATTATGACGCAGAGGTAAACATTTGGCTCTAGACAAACCTTTTTGAATCAGACAAACTGATAAATTCTCACCTTTTTGAGCCTCTCTTTACTGTCCCCAGACTGGATGGCTGACATCAGAGTGGTGTGTAGCGATGTTTCCGTGTGTACTGACTTCATGATCACAGGTTTGAACTTCTTCACTGGTCCAAAAACACTGACCTGCTGTGGCTCTGAGAGGTTGTGGCTGGCAGAAGTTACACACACGTTGGGTGGTTCAAGCTTCTTTGCCACGGATGGATGACCAGCTGGATCTACTGtctctgttctgctctgtgCAGCCATACGTGGTGCGTCTAGTGAATGTTTGGTGACAGCAGGTACCAGTATAGTTGGTAATTGAGCTGCTGCAAGTGTCTTCTGTGTCTGCTGTCTCGGAATGTTGGGCCTGTCCTGCTTAGTGTTATTTGCCACAATTTCAGAGTCCAGCGAATTTGAGCTTACTTCTTTGTCTCGCAGGGTAGTACTGCTCCCATAACCACTCTTGTCCATTCCTTGCTTCGACTCTGAGACTACCTGGTAGTCAGGATGACTCGTAGTATGTTTAGGACTGGTGGGATAGAACCCAGACAAAGAGCTGCTCTCCTTTTTCATTGATACATTTGTTGATGTACTAGAGGACCAAGGTGCATTAACATTGAATGATCGACCCTCTTTTGGACAACCATAACTGCTAGTTGGCTTTCTCACAAATCCAGAAGACTCTGCTGGTACTTCTTGAATGTTGTTAGCTTTGGCCATGGTGGGCTTCACTGTGTATTTAGCAATGGCAGAAGCTACATACTGACTGGATGTTCTCCTGGATGGCTTGAGGAAGGACAGGTCTCTCTTTTGGTCTTGGAGGATACCAGGGGTGAGTTTCATAGACTGTTGCCGCACAGGTGGCTCTGAAACTGGAACTGTGGCCTTCCTCTCCACTTCTTGCGAGACATCACTTTTCATCTCAATAACATCTTTATACATCTCAGGTGCCATTTTGGCTAGTGTTGTAGAGGCTTTAGGTCTTACCTTGGCTGCACGTGGTTCAGAGGCTTCCACCGGAGTTGTTGTTTTGGGGACATCAGGCTCTGGCCTCTGGGTTTTTGTGACAGTTACTGGTCTTCTGGTAGTGGGAATTGAATGTGCGGAAGTGTCCTGCTTGTCTGTGGATCTCCAGAAGGCTTTGGCTTTCCCCAAGGGTGGTGACAATGAGCCATCTTTGTTGATCCCTGACTCAGAGGAACCTCCAAACTTGTTCCGGGTGATGCCTACTTTAACCATGTTACCCTGCTCATCGATTCTAATGGCACCTGGAGTATGGGTAGCCAAGGCGGACTCTGCCGGCTTCAGCTGCTGGCTGACGACAGCAGGCTTAGGAGGGACGATGGTAAATGTCTTCATACCAAATCGGGAGACTGGGTTATGGGTGATTTTGGTTTGTGCCTTCAAAACAGCTTGGCCACTGTAGTTGGAAACctgttcctcttcctccataCACTTCAAATGGCTGTTTGGTAGAGTAAAGGAGTAGGGGGCAGTTGAGGTTTTTCTCTCAACTCCTTCAGTTGACTCCCTCTGTGTCTGAACTTCCACTTTAGCTTCATTCTTAGAAACTGTTGATGTTTCTTTGTCCATGGCGCCATTGGCAAGCTTCTTCACTGGTGATTTTAGGCGCTGCATGGGCTGTGGTTGACCAGTGCAGACTCTGCTAGAGCCATCAGATATACGggcattgttgtttttgttctgtatgtCACCAACACTTGACTGATGATGACTGTGGTTGTGGTCTTTATTGTCTGTTGATTGAAAGCTACTCATTATTGTGGCTTGGTATTCTGTCATACTGAGGGTCCTGTAGTCCTCCAGGACTTCATCTATGGCTGTGACTGGGACCTCAATGTCCACCACAGAAACTGGGATGTCATCACTTTTAGTGGACAGCAGATAAGGGTGCTTTTGCACTGAACCCACACATATATCTAATGGACCAACAAAAAATGATTATGTTAGCCGGCCTGTTTGACAATGaagcaaatatatattttggcagtgcaattaatttacatttgatgGGAGGCCAAGATTTTTTGTGCTAATAAAAGCTTACCTGTTAGATCAGCCTCCAGATCAGCCTCCAGATCAGCCAGAGTCTGGTTGAGCTGATTGGTGAGCTCTTGGTCCTCTTCATAGGTGTCCTTTGTTTTGCATGCTTTATTATTGTGGCTGATATAAATGCTGGGTCTATGGAAGGGTAACACATCTTTAGTTTTGGTGGGACAGAGTTGTAAGTTTGCTGCccttcaaataattattcataaaAACATAGTACTTTTGTTACCTCACACTCAGTTCAGGTTTTCCACTAAGAATTATgtttaattcatgtttttattcccTTAACTAAAAATGAAAAGGCATCAGGTTTGCATTCTTGCTCTTGGCCAAGCCAAAGATAACTCCCTCCTGCAGCCTAGATTGAGCCTATTTCCCTATTTTCTTTAAAAGGTTACTCTAAGAAAAACCTTCATTCTCCTTTCCTGGTATAGTACGAAAACCCTCAAGCGCTCAAGAGCCCTCACTAATTTAAGTAACACTCCAGGTTTTGGCAACTACCCTCCCAGTTGACTgagaatggggagagagggtggagatgATAAATCGTAGTGAAGATTTGACTTGTTGATTGATTAGGCCACCTGGGGCAACGTACCCTTTTAATGAGAGCAGGGTTAGCCAGTGTCTCAGCCAAACCGAGTAGTAGTATGTTTCCAAGGGTGGGATGTCTTAGttgcaataaataaaacacattgaatttAGCTTTGCTAAATTTCCCCCCTAAACATTGCTGTAATAATTCAGTGAGTTCAAGAGTGGGGAGTTAAGAAGCTGCAGTACCTGTGACTGGAACCCCACAAAGCACAGCCCTCGTCAGTGTCACTGGAAGAGTCCTTGATGAATGGATGGATCATTGGGTGAGAGGAGC contains the following coding sequences:
- the cobl gene encoding protein cordon-bleu isoform X4 translates to MDLKKVNIAAKPPIGKRMKSRAPPPPPAPEPAPRSFLRNTVPGGGGSLQGSMGSMVMDSRENMIKTSVELQITLPQGYQTSSTVSGSKALMDLLVDLCSQYHLNPAYHTLELLSSEALPLAFKPNTLLGTLDVAAVSIREKVLEEKVVRKPQPKVPEKTVRLVVNYNRSQKALLRVSPLVPLQSLVPAICEKCEFDPDHVLLLKDNVSNHELELDKSLSELCIRELYVQDQSLVLRHKMASAPALNYSESIHPNTSAVSEADKKGLLGFFKFSRRKSKGQSTGSMVPSVDSRPSTLGQSQSVMNISRMSPRMEPKKKRAPPPPTPTPCQDHYMVKACHVAPDSEITLRKRKAPAPPPTPVPSTPKPPSPFQSAPSPVPSSPSPSLPTEEDSGSEMSHSLEDSEPTGSVYSGSSSSSMVAADTSVADTSMVDSDSAFCRAYASKPSPDSGPRSITGMAKSSRDSTSFKVDPTPSNKTDMKTLAPDSACSNTVYSVPGSSAVKATPTPESSCSTTPKETRESSLNLKVDETENNRHSAMGAERLVPPKPPRSPVREAPQLVTPPPYHPSSPDSHSPDPSPESHMEKAPQSWLYSQQLSVEGPQTPEMETLETLSMGSSGSFQDHGYAASEGMAEAEDSGLVSTPSITTHPTFPDGSSHPMIHPFIKDSSSDTDEGCALWGSSHRPSIYISHNNKACKTKDTYEEDQELTNQLNQTLADLEADLEADLTDICVGSVQKHPYLLSTKSDDIPVSVVDIEVPVTAIDEVLEDYRTLSMTEYQATIMSSFQSTDNKDHNHSHHQSSVGDIQNKNNNARISDGSSRVCTGQPQPMQRLKSPVKKLANGAMDKETSTVSKNEAKVEVQTQRESTEGVERKTSTAPYSFTLPNSHLKCMEEEEQVSNYSGQAVLKAQTKITHNPVSRFGMKTFTIVPPKPAVVSQQLKPAESALATHTPGAIRIDEQGNMVKVGITRNKFGGSSESGINKDGSLSPPLGKAKAFWRSTDKQDTSAHSIPTTRRPVTVTKTQRPEPDVPKTTTPVEASEPRAAKVRPKASTTLAKMAPEMYKDVIEMKSDVSQEVERKATVPVSEPPVRQQSMKLTPGILQDQKRDLSFLKPSRRTSSQYVASAIAKYTVKPTMAKANNIQEVPAESSGFVRKPTSSYGCPKEGRSFNVNAPWSSSTSTNVSMKKESSSLSGFYPTSPKHTTSHPDYQVVSESKQGMDKSGYGSSTTLRDKEVSSNSLDSEIVANNTKQDRPNIPRQQTQKTLAAAQLPTILVPAVTKHSLDAPRMAAQSRTETVDPAGHPSVAKKLEPPNVCVTSASHNLSEPQQVSVFGPVKKFKPVIMKSVHTETSLHTTLMSAIQSGDSKERLKKMSDSSASSTLKKLSIVEEENERCALLAAIRGQSNSARLKKTKSQAAEEVDKFRKTELGKNRTLYVASPAMCPPPSFLPPPPPIASMLPPPPAPHSTLGAGGDSVLARDAMLEAIRSGSAAERLKKVTAPMTTVQVNSRLGTIKAVSSLSQGQ
- the cobl gene encoding protein cordon-bleu isoform X1, which gives rise to MDLKKVNIAAKPPIGKRMKSRAPPPPPAPEPAPRSFLRNTVPGGGGSLQGSMGSMVMDSRENMIKTSVELQITLPQGYQTSSTVSGSKALMDLLVDLCSQYHLNPAYHTLELLSSEALPLAFKPNTLLGTLDVAAVSIREKVLEEKVVRKPQPKVPEKTVRLVVNYNRSQKALLRVSPLVPLQSLVPAICEKCEFDPDHVLLLKDNVSNHELELDKSLSELCIRELYVQDQSLVLRHKMASAPALNYSESIHPNTSAVSEADKKGLLGFFKFSRRKSKTEEQSSMDMDALDDNAIQNNAKFSNGQSTGSMVPSVDSRPSTLGQSQSVMNISRMSPRMEPKKKRAPPPPTPTPCQDHYMVKACHVAPDSEITLRKRKAPAPPPTPVPSTPKPPSPFQSAPSPVPSSPSPSLPTEEDSGSEMSHSLEDSEPTGSVYSGSSSSSMVAADTSVADTSMVDSDSAFCRAYASKPSPDSGPRSITGMAKSSRDSTSFKVDPTPSNKTDMKTLAPDSACSNTVYSVPGSSAVKATPTPESSCSTTPKETRESSLNLKVDETENNRHSAMGAERLVPPKPPRSPVREAPQLVTPPPYHPSSPDSHSPDPSPESHMEKAPQSWLYSQQLSVEGPQTPEMETLETLSMGSSGSFQDHGYAASEGMAEAEDSGLVSTPSITTHPTFPDGSSHPMIHPFIKDSSSDTDEGCALWGSSHRPSIYISHNNKACKTKDTYEEDQELTNQLNQTLADLEADLEADLTDICVGSVQKHPYLLSTKSDDIPVSVVDIEVPVTAIDEVLEDYRTLSMTEYQATIMSSFQSTDNKDHNHSHHQSSVGDIQNKNNNARISDGSSRVCTGQPQPMQRLKSPVKKLANGAMDKETSTVSKNEAKVEVQTQRESTEGVERKTSTAPYSFTLPNSHLKCMEEEEQVSNYSGQAVLKAQTKITHNPVSRFGMKTFTIVPPKPAVVSQQLKPAESALATHTPGAIRIDEQGNMVKVGITRNKFGGSSESGINKDGSLSPPLGKAKAFWRSTDKQDTSAHSIPTTRRPVTVTKTQRPEPDVPKTTTPVEASEPRAAKVRPKASTTLAKMAPEMYKDVIEMKSDVSQEVERKATVPVSEPPVRQQSMKLTPGILQDQKRDLSFLKPSRRTSSQYVASAIAKYTVKPTMAKANNIQEVPAESSGFVRKPTSSYGCPKEGRSFNVNAPWSSSTSTNVSMKKESSSLSGFYPTSPKHTTSHPDYQVVSESKQGMDKSGYGSSTTLRDKEVSSNSLDSEIVANNTKQDRPNIPRQQTQKTLAAAQLPTILVPAVTKHSLDAPRMAAQSRTETVDPAGHPSVAKKLEPPNVCVTSASHNLSEPQQVSVFGPVKKFKPVIMKSVHTETSLHTTLMSAIQSGDSKERLKKMSDSSASSTLKKLSIVEEENERCALLAAIRGQSNSARLKKTKSQAAEEVDKFRKTELGKNRTLYVASPAMCPPPSFLPPPPPIASMLPPPPAPHSTLGAGGDSVLARDAMLEAIRSGSAAERLKKVTAPMTTVQVNSRLGTIKAVSSLSQGQ